Proteins encoded within one genomic window of Canis lupus dingo isolate Sandy chromosome 28, ASM325472v2, whole genome shotgun sequence:
- the PPRC1 gene encoding peroxisome proliferator-activated receptor gamma coactivator-related protein 1 isoform X3 → MPSGGAASTALQCLFGATWGGGRAIFPGELVGFPSPSRRPWHPRGLGFWWGGGPRVHVGAGRGCPRGSRSWLPGISYRRWSRTAGNWVLLHEEGEDSGFVSLSRLGPCLRDKDLEMEELILQDETLLGTMQSYMDASLISLIEDFGSLGESRLSLEDQNEVSLLTALTEILDNADSENLSPFDSIPDSELLVSPREGSSLHKLLTLSRTPPECDLITPVDTLGPSTGSSRVEMSLSDPPWDFSPPSFLETSSPKLPSWRSSRSRARRGQSPPPQQRSDGEEEEEVANFGGQMLAGELDNSVSNIPDFPMHLACPKEEEKTSASEMAVQAAGDESISSLSELVRAMHPYCLPNLTHLTALEDELQEQPDDLTLPEDCVVLEIVGQAATAGNDLEIPVVVRQIPTRPQPVLLDDSLEASPALKLLMPTLESETEAAVPKEDLCPEKERLSVDSQEKLESVCLLKPREVMEPMMPKETHNTPANTMLSSQRARKGRKKKSKEQPASCAEGYTRRLRSSSRGQPTMATEVTSQARNVPQEEPQKEVGPPRSRGKPRAWARAWAAALEKPSSGNLESSAGQASCAKEDPLDRYSNLVDSIQANPVPTHVSARANRMPLDAVETDPTEVHPVLADPVPVDPALVDLASANPELVVSLPADPVLIDPVLADSAEIDPTVVVPISDDLPPGDPVPANSAPVDSVPSDLAPVDPVLVKSRPSDPRRGAMSSVQGNPAPRLLLESESLDPLKAVIPEVQEVGGPVKVESSTTTQEARPRPLSLSEYRRRRQQRQAEAEERSPQPPAGKWPSLPETPTGLADIPCLVIPPAPAKKTTLQRSPEVPSEACFVPVGPSPASSSPEPPVSKSVASTTIEQVPSQELPLPARPLPPVQPMPPAMPTALPFPPGGLGLTPVLPLPTSGQGIPSLPPPPLQPPSLPMSMRPVPPDPYTHYAPVPPWPCYPPVSPSGYPCLPPPPTVPLVSGTPGTYAVPPTCNVPWVPPPAPVPPYSSSCAYGPLGWGPGLQHPPFWPTLPPPPLPLASVGRAAPPPKVEPSGSPAGPSESVLPGSMAPPLCLGSAGQGAPPIEPTKVEVKSMPASPHMKHRMSSPVQSPQIKAPPCLSAESVAVEEPASERLKPETQEARPREKPLSSVAKAVSTPTPKQSTISKLPAVHPARLRKLSFLPTPRTQGPEDVVQAFISEIGIEASDLSSLLEQFEKSEAKKECPPPAPADSLAVGNSGSVDTPQEKRPLDRLQAPELANVAGLTPPATPPHQLWKPLAAVSLLAKAKSPKSTAQEGTLKPEGVTEAKHPAATRLQEGVHGPSPVHVGSGDHDYCVRSRTPPRKTPALVIPEVGSRWNVKRHQDITIKPVLSLGPVTPLPPRTAASQEPLDHRTSSEQADPPAPCLAPSTLLSPEASPCRNDMNSRTPPEPSAKQRSVRCYRKACRSASPPSRGWQGCRGRSSRSVSSGSNRTSEASSSSSSSSSSSSRSRSRSRSLSPPHKRWRRSSCSSSGRSRRCSSSSSSSSSSSSSSSSSSSSRSRSRSPSPRRRSDRRRRYSSYRSHDHYQRQRVLQKERAIEERRVVFIGKIPGRMTRSELKQRFSVFGEIEECTIHFRVQGDNYGFVTYRYAEEAFAAIESGHKLRQADEQPFDLCFGGRRQFCKRSYSDLDSNREDFDPAPVKSKFDSLDFDTLLKQAQKNLRR, encoded by the exons ATGCCGAGTGGGGGTGCCGCTAGCACCGCTCTGCAGTGCCTTTTCGGAGccacgtgggggggggggagagcaaTTTTCCCGGGAGAACTTGTcggcttcccctccccctctagGAGGCCTTGGCACCCACGTGGGTTGGGCTTCTGGTGGGGGGGTGGCCCGCGGGTCCacgtgggggcggggaggggatgTCCACGTGGCTCCCGCTCCTGGCTGCCCGGCATCTCGTATCGGCGTTGGAGCCGCACTGCTGGGAACTGG GTGCTGCTGCATGAGGAAGGGGAGGATTCTGGTTTTGTCAGTCTGTCTCGGCTTGGCCCCTGCCTGAGGGATAAGGACCTGGAGATGGAGGAGCTGATACTGCAGGATGAGACACTGCTGGGGACCATGCAGAGCTACATGGATGCCTCCCTCATCTCCCTCATTGAGGATTTTGGGAGCCTTGGGGAG AGCAGGCTATCTCTGGAGGACCAGAATGAAGTGTCACTACTTACAGCTCTGACAGAGATCTTGGACAATGCAGATTCCGAGAACCTGTCTCCGTTTGACAGCATTCCTGACTCAGAACTACTTGTGTCACCTCGGGAGGGCTCCTCT ctGCACAAGCTGCTCACTCTCTCCCGGACACCCCCGGAATGTGACCTCATCACCCCGGTTGACACATTGGGGCCCAGCACAGGCAGTAGTAGA GTTGAGATGTCTCTCTCAGATCCTCCTTGGGACTTTTCCCCACCTTCCTTCTTAGAAACCTCTTCCCCTAAGCTTCCTAGCTGGAGATCCTCAAGGTCAAGAGCTCGCCGGGGCCAATCACCTCCTCCCCAGCAGCGTAGtgatggggaagaggaggaggaggtggccaaCTTCGGTGGCCAGATGCTTGCTGGGGAACTTGACAACTCCGTGAGCAATATCCCAGACTTTCCTATGCACCTGGCCTGCcccaaggaggaagagaaaacctCAGCCTCAGAGATGGCAGTGCAAGCAGCTGGTGACGAGAGCATCTCCTCCTTGAGTGAGCTGGTACGGGCCATGCATCCCTATTGCCTGCCCAACCTCACCCACCTGACAGCACTTGAGGATGAGCTTCAGGAGCAGCCGGATGATTTGACACTGCCTGAGGATTGTGTGGTGCTGGAGATAGTGGGCCAGGCAGCCACAGCTGGTAATGACCTGGAGATCCCAGTTGTGGTACGGCAGATCCCTACCAGACCCCAGCCTGTGCTCCTGGATGACTCACTAGAGGCCAGTCCAGCTTTGAAGCTACTCATGCCTACGCtggagtcagagacagaggctgCTGTGCCCAAGGAAGACCTTTGCCCTGAGAAAGAGAGGTTGTCAGTGGACTCCCAGGAAAAGCTAGAGTCAGTCTGCTTGTTGAAGCCCAGGGAGGTCATGGAGCCAATGATGCCCAAGGAGACTCACAACACACCAGCCAACACAATGCTGAGCTCTCAGAGAGCTCGAAAGGGCAggaagaagaagagcaaagaacAGCCAGCATCCTGTGCAGAAGGCTATACCAGGAGGCTGAGGTCATCTTCTCGTGGGCAGCCTACCATGGCTACAGAGGTGACCTCTCAGGCAAGAAATGTGCCTCAGGAGGAACCTCAAAAAGAGGTTGGGCCTCCTCGTAGTAGAGGGAAGCCCCGGGCTTGGGCTCGGGCCTGGGCAGCTGCCTTGGAGAAACCTAGCTCTGGGAACTTGGAGAGTAGTGCTGGGCAAGCTAGTTGTGCTAAAGAAGATCCTCTAGACCGTTACTCCAACCTTGTTGACAGCATCCAAGCCAACCCTGTTCCAACCCATGTCTCTGCTCGAGCCAACCGCATGCCACTTGACGCTGTTGAAACTGATCCCACTGAAGTTCATCCTGTTCTAGCTGACCCTGTACCTGTTGATCCTGCACTGGTTGACCTTGCTTCAGCAAACCCAGAACTGGTTGTCTCTCTCCCAGCTGACCCAGTGCTGATTGACCCAGTTCTGGCTGACTCAGCAGAAATTGACCCTACAGTGGTTGTTCCCATCTCAGATGACTTGCCACCAGGTGACCCTGTCCCAGCTAACTCAGCACCAGTTGACTCTGTTCCCAGTGACCTGGCTCCAGTTGATCCTGTGCTAGTTAAGTCTAGGCCATCTGATCCCAGACGTGGTGCAATGTCATCAGTCCAGGGGAATCCAGCTCCCCGGCTCCTTCTAGAGTCAGAGTCCTTGGACCCTCTAAAGGCTGTCATCCCCGAAGTCCAGGAGGTTGGGGGTCCTGTGAAGGTAGAAAGTAGTACCACAACCCAGGAAGCCAGACCTCGACCTCTTAGCCTGTCAGAGTACCGGCGACGAAGGCAACAGCGCcaagcagaggcagaagagaggagtccccagcccccagctgggAAGTGGCCCAGTCTCCCAGAGACTCCCACAGGGCTAGCAGACATCCCTTGTCTTGTCATCCCACCAGCCCCTGCCAAGAAGACAACTCTGCAGAGAAGTCCTGAGGTTCCCTCTGAGGCTTGTTTTGTGCCTGTGGGTCCCAGCCCTGCTTCTTCTAGTCCTGAGCCACCTGTAAGCAAATCTGTGGCCTCAACTACCATTGAGCAGGTGCCATCCCAAGAGCTACCACTACCAGCAAGACCTCTACCTCCTGTGCAGCCCATGCCTCCCGCAATGCCCACTGCTTTGCCTTTTCCTCCAGGTGGGCTAGGCCTGACCCCCGTGCTGCCCCTTCCTACAAGTGGGCAAGGGATCCCCAGtctgcccccaccaccactgcAGCCTCCCAGTCTTCCAATGTCTATGAGGCCAGTGCCACCTGATCCCTATACTCATTATGCTCCGGTGCCACCTTGGCCTTGTTATCCCCCTGTGTCCCCTTCTGGCTATCCTTGCCTGCCCCCCCCACCAACAGTGCCCCTGGTATCTGGTACTCCTGGCACCTATGCTGTGCCCCCCACTTGCAATGTGCCTTGGGtacctcctccagccccagtccCACCTTATAGCTCCAGCTGTGCCTATGGGCCCTTGGGATGGGGTCCAGGGCTGCAACACCCTCCATTCTGGCCTACTTTGCCACCACCTCCTTTGCCTCTAGCATCTGTTGGGAGAGCTGCTCCTCCACCCAAGGTGGAGCCCAGTGGCAGTCCAGCTGGTCCTTCTGAAAGTGTACTTCCTGGGTCAATGGCTCCTCCCCTCTGTCTTGGGTCAGCTGGCCAGGGAGCTCCACCAATAGAGCCCACCAAGGTAGAGGTCAAGTCCATGCCTGCATCTCCTCATATGAAACACAGGATGTCCTCCCCAGTGCAAAGCCCCCAGATCAAGGCTCCACCATGTCTGTCCGCTGAGAGTGTGGCTGTTGAGGAGCCTGCGTCAGAGAGGCTAAAGCCTGAGACCCAAGAAgccaggcccagggagaagccCCTCTCTTCTGTTGCCAAGGCTGTTTCCACACCCACACCAAAGCAGAGCACTATATCTAAGCTGCCTGCTGTCCACCCAGCCCGTCTAAGGAAACTCTCCTTCCTGCCTACCCCACGTACTCAAGGCCCTGAGGACGTGGTACAGGCCTTCATCAGTGAGATTG GAATTGAGGCTTCGGACCTGTCCAGTCTgctggaacagtttgagaaatCCGAAG CCAAAAAGGAGTGCCCTCCCCCGGCTCCTGCTGACAGCCTGGCTGTAGGAAACTCAGG CAGCGTTGACACTCCCCAGGAGAAGAGGCCCCTAGACCGGTTACAAGCCCCAGAACTGGCCAACGTGGCAG GGCTCACCCCTCCAGCTACCCCTCCCCACCAATTATGGAAGCCCCTGGCTGCTGTCTCACTGCTGGCCAAAGCCAAATCTCCTAAGTCCACCGCCCAGGAGGGAACCCTGAAGCCTGAAGGAGTTACAGAGGCCAAACATCCAGCTGCAACCCGCCTCCAAGAAGGGGTCCATGGCCCTAGTCCAGTCCATGTGGGCTCTGGGGACCATGACTATTGTGTCCGGAGCAGGACTCCCCCCAGAAAGACGCCTGCCCTAGTCATTCCAGAGGTGGGCTCCCGATGGAACGTCAAACGCCATCAGGACATCACCATCAAACCTGTCTTGTCCTTGGGCCCAgtcacccccctgcccccacgcACAGCTGCCTCCCAGGAGCCACTTGATCACAGGACTAGCAGTGAGCAGGCAGATCCCCCAGCTCCTTGCCTCGCACCATCCACCTTGCTGTCCCCTGAGGCCTCACCTTGCCGGAATGACATGAACAGTAGAACTCCCCCTGAGCCCTCAGCCAAGCAGCGGTCAGTGCGCTGTTACCGAAAAGCCTGCAGGTCAGCCAGTCCCCCAAGCCGGGGCTGGCAGGGCTGCCGTGGCCGCAGCAGCCGTTCTGTCAGCTCTGGGTCCAACCGGACCAGCGAAGcatcttcctcctcatcctcatcgTCGTCTTCCTcatcccggtcccggtcccggtcccggtccctctcccccccacacaAGAGGTGGCGAAG ATCCAGTTGCAGTTCCTCTGGACGTTCCCGAAGatgctcttcctcttcttcctcctcatcttcttcctcttcttcctcatcttcgTCATCCAGTTCTCGAAGCCGGTCCCGCTCCCCATCCCCCCGACGGAGAAGTGACAGGCGGCGGCG GTACAGTTCTTATCGTTCACATGACCATTACCAAAGGCAGAGGGTGCTGCAGAAGGAGCGTGCAATA GAGGAGAGAAGAGTGGTCTTTATTGGGAAGATACCTGGCCGAATGACAAGGTCAGAACTGAAACAGAGGTTCTCTGTTTTCGGAGAGATTGAGGAGTGCACTATCCACTTCCGTGTCCAAGG TGACAACTATGGTTTCGTTACCTACCGCTATGCTGAGGAGGCATTTGCAGCCATCGAGAGTGGCCACAAGCTGAGGCAGGCAGATGAACAGCCCTTTGATCTCTGCTTTGGGGGCCGCAGGCAGTTCTGCAAGAGAAGCTATTCTGATCTTG ACTCCAACCGGGAAGACTTTGACCCTGCTCCTGTAAAGAGTAAATTCGATTCTCTTGACTTTGACACATTGTTGAAACAGGCCCAGAAGAACCTCAGGAGGTAA
- the PPRC1 gene encoding peroxisome proliferator-activated receptor gamma coactivator-related protein 1 isoform X6 encodes MPSGGAASTALQCLFGATWGGGRAIFPGELVGFPSPSRRPWHPRGLGFWWGGGPRVHVGAGRGCPRGSRSWLPGISYRRWSRTAGNWVLLHEEGEDSGFVSLSRLGPCLRDKDLEMEELILQDETLLGTMQSYMDASLISLIEDFGSLGESRLSLEDQNEVSLLTALTEILDNADSENLSPFDSIPDSELLVSPREGSSLHKLLTLSRTPPECDLITPVDTLGPSTGSSRVSGVEMSLSDPPWDFSPPSFLETSSPKLPSWRSSRSRARRGQSPPPQQRSDGEEEEEVANFGGQMLAGELDNSVSNIPDFPMHLACPKEEEKTSASEMAVQAAGDESISSLSELVRAMHPYCLPNLTHLTALEDELQEQPDDLTLPEDCVVLEIVGQAATAGNDLEIPVVVRQIPTRPQPVLLDDSLEASPALKLLMPTLESETEAAVPKEDLCPEKERLSVDSQEKLESVCLLKPREVMEPMMPKETHNTPANTMLSSQRARKGRKKKSKEQPASCAEGYTRRLRSSSRGQPTMATEVTSQARNVPQEEPQKEVGPPRSRGKPRAWARAWAAALEKPSSGNLESSAGQASCAKEDPLDRYSNLVDSIQANPVPTHVSARANRMPLDAVETDPTEVHPVLADPVPVDPALVDLASANPELVVSLPADPVLIDPVLADSAEIDPTVVVPISDDLPPGDPVPANSAPVDSVPSDLAPVDPVLVKSRPSDPRRGAMSSVQGNPAPRLLLESESLDPLKAVIPEVQEVGGPVKVESSTTTQEARPRPLSLSEYRRRRQQRQAEAEERSPQPPAGKWPSLPETPTGLADIPCLVIPPAPAKKTTLQRSPEVPSEACFVPVGPSPASSSPEPPVSKSVASTTIEQVPSQELPLPARPLPPVQPMPPAMPTALPFPPGGLGLTPVLPLPTSGQGIPSLPPPPLQPPSLPMSMRPVPPDPYTHYAPVPPWPCYPPVSPSGYPCLPPPPTVPLVSGTPGTYAVPPTCNVPWVPPPAPVPPYSSSCAYGPLGWGPGLQHPPFWPTLPPPPLPLASVGRAAPPPKVEPSGSPAGPSESVLPGSMAPPLCLGSAGQGAPPIEPTKVEVKSMPASPHMKHRMSSPVQSPQIKAPPCLSAESVAVEEPASERLKPETQEARPREKPLSSVAKAVSTPTPKQSTISKLPAVHPARLRKLSFLPTPRTQGPEDVVQAFISEIGIEASDLSSLLEQFEKSEAKKECPPPAPADSLAVGNSGSSCSSSGRSRRCSSSSSSSSSSSSSSSSSSSSRSRSRSPSPRRRSDRRRRYSSYRSHDHYQRQRVLQKERAIEERRVVFIGKIPGRMTRSELKQRFSVFGEIEECTIHFRVQGDNYGFVTYRYAEEAFAAIESGHKLRQADEQPFDLCFGGRRQFCKRSYSDLDSNREDFDPAPVKSKFDSLDFDTLLKQAQKNLRR; translated from the exons ATGCCGAGTGGGGGTGCCGCTAGCACCGCTCTGCAGTGCCTTTTCGGAGccacgtgggggggggggagagcaaTTTTCCCGGGAGAACTTGTcggcttcccctccccctctagGAGGCCTTGGCACCCACGTGGGTTGGGCTTCTGGTGGGGGGGTGGCCCGCGGGTCCacgtgggggcggggaggggatgTCCACGTGGCTCCCGCTCCTGGCTGCCCGGCATCTCGTATCGGCGTTGGAGCCGCACTGCTGGGAACTGG GTGCTGCTGCATGAGGAAGGGGAGGATTCTGGTTTTGTCAGTCTGTCTCGGCTTGGCCCCTGCCTGAGGGATAAGGACCTGGAGATGGAGGAGCTGATACTGCAGGATGAGACACTGCTGGGGACCATGCAGAGCTACATGGATGCCTCCCTCATCTCCCTCATTGAGGATTTTGGGAGCCTTGGGGAG AGCAGGCTATCTCTGGAGGACCAGAATGAAGTGTCACTACTTACAGCTCTGACAGAGATCTTGGACAATGCAGATTCCGAGAACCTGTCTCCGTTTGACAGCATTCCTGACTCAGAACTACTTGTGTCACCTCGGGAGGGCTCCTCT ctGCACAAGCTGCTCACTCTCTCCCGGACACCCCCGGAATGTGACCTCATCACCCCGGTTGACACATTGGGGCCCAGCACAGGCAGTAGTAGAGTGAGTGGG GTTGAGATGTCTCTCTCAGATCCTCCTTGGGACTTTTCCCCACCTTCCTTCTTAGAAACCTCTTCCCCTAAGCTTCCTAGCTGGAGATCCTCAAGGTCAAGAGCTCGCCGGGGCCAATCACCTCCTCCCCAGCAGCGTAGtgatggggaagaggaggaggaggtggccaaCTTCGGTGGCCAGATGCTTGCTGGGGAACTTGACAACTCCGTGAGCAATATCCCAGACTTTCCTATGCACCTGGCCTGCcccaaggaggaagagaaaacctCAGCCTCAGAGATGGCAGTGCAAGCAGCTGGTGACGAGAGCATCTCCTCCTTGAGTGAGCTGGTACGGGCCATGCATCCCTATTGCCTGCCCAACCTCACCCACCTGACAGCACTTGAGGATGAGCTTCAGGAGCAGCCGGATGATTTGACACTGCCTGAGGATTGTGTGGTGCTGGAGATAGTGGGCCAGGCAGCCACAGCTGGTAATGACCTGGAGATCCCAGTTGTGGTACGGCAGATCCCTACCAGACCCCAGCCTGTGCTCCTGGATGACTCACTAGAGGCCAGTCCAGCTTTGAAGCTACTCATGCCTACGCtggagtcagagacagaggctgCTGTGCCCAAGGAAGACCTTTGCCCTGAGAAAGAGAGGTTGTCAGTGGACTCCCAGGAAAAGCTAGAGTCAGTCTGCTTGTTGAAGCCCAGGGAGGTCATGGAGCCAATGATGCCCAAGGAGACTCACAACACACCAGCCAACACAATGCTGAGCTCTCAGAGAGCTCGAAAGGGCAggaagaagaagagcaaagaacAGCCAGCATCCTGTGCAGAAGGCTATACCAGGAGGCTGAGGTCATCTTCTCGTGGGCAGCCTACCATGGCTACAGAGGTGACCTCTCAGGCAAGAAATGTGCCTCAGGAGGAACCTCAAAAAGAGGTTGGGCCTCCTCGTAGTAGAGGGAAGCCCCGGGCTTGGGCTCGGGCCTGGGCAGCTGCCTTGGAGAAACCTAGCTCTGGGAACTTGGAGAGTAGTGCTGGGCAAGCTAGTTGTGCTAAAGAAGATCCTCTAGACCGTTACTCCAACCTTGTTGACAGCATCCAAGCCAACCCTGTTCCAACCCATGTCTCTGCTCGAGCCAACCGCATGCCACTTGACGCTGTTGAAACTGATCCCACTGAAGTTCATCCTGTTCTAGCTGACCCTGTACCTGTTGATCCTGCACTGGTTGACCTTGCTTCAGCAAACCCAGAACTGGTTGTCTCTCTCCCAGCTGACCCAGTGCTGATTGACCCAGTTCTGGCTGACTCAGCAGAAATTGACCCTACAGTGGTTGTTCCCATCTCAGATGACTTGCCACCAGGTGACCCTGTCCCAGCTAACTCAGCACCAGTTGACTCTGTTCCCAGTGACCTGGCTCCAGTTGATCCTGTGCTAGTTAAGTCTAGGCCATCTGATCCCAGACGTGGTGCAATGTCATCAGTCCAGGGGAATCCAGCTCCCCGGCTCCTTCTAGAGTCAGAGTCCTTGGACCCTCTAAAGGCTGTCATCCCCGAAGTCCAGGAGGTTGGGGGTCCTGTGAAGGTAGAAAGTAGTACCACAACCCAGGAAGCCAGACCTCGACCTCTTAGCCTGTCAGAGTACCGGCGACGAAGGCAACAGCGCcaagcagaggcagaagagaggagtccccagcccccagctgggAAGTGGCCCAGTCTCCCAGAGACTCCCACAGGGCTAGCAGACATCCCTTGTCTTGTCATCCCACCAGCCCCTGCCAAGAAGACAACTCTGCAGAGAAGTCCTGAGGTTCCCTCTGAGGCTTGTTTTGTGCCTGTGGGTCCCAGCCCTGCTTCTTCTAGTCCTGAGCCACCTGTAAGCAAATCTGTGGCCTCAACTACCATTGAGCAGGTGCCATCCCAAGAGCTACCACTACCAGCAAGACCTCTACCTCCTGTGCAGCCCATGCCTCCCGCAATGCCCACTGCTTTGCCTTTTCCTCCAGGTGGGCTAGGCCTGACCCCCGTGCTGCCCCTTCCTACAAGTGGGCAAGGGATCCCCAGtctgcccccaccaccactgcAGCCTCCCAGTCTTCCAATGTCTATGAGGCCAGTGCCACCTGATCCCTATACTCATTATGCTCCGGTGCCACCTTGGCCTTGTTATCCCCCTGTGTCCCCTTCTGGCTATCCTTGCCTGCCCCCCCCACCAACAGTGCCCCTGGTATCTGGTACTCCTGGCACCTATGCTGTGCCCCCCACTTGCAATGTGCCTTGGGtacctcctccagccccagtccCACCTTATAGCTCCAGCTGTGCCTATGGGCCCTTGGGATGGGGTCCAGGGCTGCAACACCCTCCATTCTGGCCTACTTTGCCACCACCTCCTTTGCCTCTAGCATCTGTTGGGAGAGCTGCTCCTCCACCCAAGGTGGAGCCCAGTGGCAGTCCAGCTGGTCCTTCTGAAAGTGTACTTCCTGGGTCAATGGCTCCTCCCCTCTGTCTTGGGTCAGCTGGCCAGGGAGCTCCACCAATAGAGCCCACCAAGGTAGAGGTCAAGTCCATGCCTGCATCTCCTCATATGAAACACAGGATGTCCTCCCCAGTGCAAAGCCCCCAGATCAAGGCTCCACCATGTCTGTCCGCTGAGAGTGTGGCTGTTGAGGAGCCTGCGTCAGAGAGGCTAAAGCCTGAGACCCAAGAAgccaggcccagggagaagccCCTCTCTTCTGTTGCCAAGGCTGTTTCCACACCCACACCAAAGCAGAGCACTATATCTAAGCTGCCTGCTGTCCACCCAGCCCGTCTAAGGAAACTCTCCTTCCTGCCTACCCCACGTACTCAAGGCCCTGAGGACGTGGTACAGGCCTTCATCAGTGAGATTG GAATTGAGGCTTCGGACCTGTCCAGTCTgctggaacagtttgagaaatCCGAAG CCAAAAAGGAGTGCCCTCCCCCGGCTCCTGCTGACAGCCTGGCTGTAGGAAACTCAGG ATCCAGTTGCAGTTCCTCTGGACGTTCCCGAAGatgctcttcctcttcttcctcctcatcttcttcctcttcttcctcatcttcgTCATCCAGTTCTCGAAGCCGGTCCCGCTCCCCATCCCCCCGACGGAGAAGTGACAGGCGGCGGCG GTACAGTTCTTATCGTTCACATGACCATTACCAAAGGCAGAGGGTGCTGCAGAAGGAGCGTGCAATA GAGGAGAGAAGAGTGGTCTTTATTGGGAAGATACCTGGCCGAATGACAAGGTCAGAACTGAAACAGAGGTTCTCTGTTTTCGGAGAGATTGAGGAGTGCACTATCCACTTCCGTGTCCAAGG TGACAACTATGGTTTCGTTACCTACCGCTATGCTGAGGAGGCATTTGCAGCCATCGAGAGTGGCCACAAGCTGAGGCAGGCAGATGAACAGCCCTTTGATCTCTGCTTTGGGGGCCGCAGGCAGTTCTGCAAGAGAAGCTATTCTGATCTTG ACTCCAACCGGGAAGACTTTGACCCTGCTCCTGTAAAGAGTAAATTCGATTCTCTTGACTTTGACACATTGTTGAAACAGGCCCAGAAGAACCTCAGGAGGTAA